The following are encoded in a window of Castanea sativa cultivar Marrone di Chiusa Pesio chromosome 5, ASM4071231v1 genomic DNA:
- the LOC142635422 gene encoding protein FAR1-RELATED SEQUENCE 5-like — protein MGIHVPSNVPMESTPFKGMEFEVDEIAYDFYNEYGRKVGFSIRKEYVNKCKKTGVVTSRRFVCAKEGVRGKDKRDQNVKNPRAETRCGCEARLVIVLNRYSKKYVVSEFIAEHNHYLHLPSTVHMMPSQQKVAATHAIEIDLAHESGLRLKQSYELLSKQVGGYDNLGFTKQDHKNYLRTKRQRDMEHGAAASLGRYFSRQLKENPSYYFATQLDCEELITNIFWADARMIIDYSHFGDVITFDTTYSTNRDARPLGVFLGLNHHRETVVFGGALLYDETIESFVWLFETFLEAMSEKKPVTIFTDQDAAMSAAIKVVMPTTYHALCSWHTWQNAEKHLGHLLKTEPQFNVDFLACIYEYDGEDEFLRAWNEMLDKYDIRENKWLIDLFKLKEKWPKHMLRELLLQE, from the coding sequence ATGGGAATACATGTTCCTTCTAATGTGCCCATGGAATCTACCCCATTTAAAGGGATGGAGTTTGAAGTGGATGAGATTGCATATgatttttataatgaatatggCAGAAAGGTTGGTTTTAGTATTAGAAAAGAGTatgtaaataaatgtaaaaagacTGGAGTGGTTACTTCAAGGAGATTTGTGTGCGCGAAGGAGGGAGttcgaggcaaagacaagagAGATCAGAATGTAAAGAATCCCCGAGCAGAAACAAGATGTGGTTGTGAAGCACGTTTGGTTATTGTACTTAATCGATATAGTAAAAAATATGTGGTGAGTGAATTTATTGCTGAGCATAACCACTATCTCCACCTTCCATCAACTGTGCACATGATGCCATCACAACAGAAAGTGGCTGCAACTCATGCTATTGAAATTGATTTGGCACATGAATCGGGATTAAGATTAAAGCAATCTTATGAGCTTCTTAGTAAGCAAGTTGGTGGATATGATAATCTTGGTTTTACCAAGCAAGATCATAAAAACTACTTACGTACTAAGCGACAAAGAGACATGGAGCATGGGGCAGCCGCTAGCTTGGGAAGATATTTCAGTCGTCAACTTAAGGAAAATCCTTCATATTATTTCGCTACTCAATTGGACTGTGAAGAGTTGATTACTAATATCTTTTGGGCCGATGCAAGAATGATCATTGACTATAGCCACTTCGGTGATGTAATAACGTTTGATACAACGTATAGCACTAATAGAGATGCAAGGCCACTTGGAGTATTTTTGGGTCTCAATCACCATAGGGAAACTGTTGTATTTGGAGGTGCACTTTTATACGATGAAACGATTGAATCTTTTGTATGGTTATTTGAGACCTTCTTAGAAGCAATGTCTGAAAAAAAGCCAGTCACTATTTTCACAGATCAAGATGCAGCAATGTCAGCTGCAATAAAAGTAGTCATGCCTACGACATATCATGCATTGTGTAGTTGGCATACGTGGCAAAATGCTGAGAAACACTTGGGTCATTTACTAAAAACTGAGCCTCAATTTAACGTTGATTTCTTAGCGTGTATCTATGAGTATGACGGTGAAGATGAGTTTCTTAGAGCTTGGAATGAAATGCTAGATAAGTACGATATTCGTGAAAATAAATGGCTAATTGATCTAtttaaattgaaggaaaaatggcCCAAGCATATGTTAAGAGAACTTTTACTGCAGGAATGA